The following proteins come from a genomic window of Elusimicrobiota bacterium:
- a CDS encoding GIY-YIG nuclease family protein, with the protein MTDAFARSPDRLPHRPGVYLMRDAAARIVYVGKAIDLRKRVANYFRSDLEPKIRALMAEVRHIDYIATQSEREALVVEQRLIQRHQPLYNTMWKDGKSYPFVKLTVGEDFPRLRWTRRRLRDGALYYGPYPNVRGVRGLLDWVWKTRLFPLRPCDLEIHEGRPRDYDEVRSCLYLHTRQCPAPCLGRIGKADYARSVAQARLFFEGKNAPLRRAWQGAMRAASRRMEFEAAARLRDNLAALDHMNERVTFRALREEDVRGRLQTSQALQALQAALGLPRPPARIECFDISHAQGAATVASMVVFENGRPLKSHYRKFKINTVAGVDDFKSMAEVVARRYRRVRDEGAAWPDLILIDGARAS; encoded by the coding sequence GTGACCGACGCCTTCGCCCGTTCGCCGGACCGCCTGCCCCACCGGCCGGGGGTGTATTTGATGCGCGACGCGGCCGCGCGCATCGTTTACGTCGGCAAGGCGATCGACCTGCGAAAACGGGTCGCGAATTACTTCCGGTCGGACCTCGAACCCAAAATCCGCGCCCTCATGGCCGAGGTGCGCCACATCGATTACATCGCCACCCAGAGCGAGCGCGAAGCCCTGGTGGTGGAACAGCGCCTCATTCAGCGCCACCAGCCCCTGTACAACACCATGTGGAAGGACGGGAAGTCCTACCCTTTTGTGAAGTTGACGGTCGGTGAGGATTTTCCCCGGTTGCGTTGGACCCGTCGGCGTTTGCGGGACGGCGCGTTGTATTACGGGCCCTACCCCAACGTCCGCGGCGTGCGGGGCCTGTTGGATTGGGTGTGGAAGACCCGGTTGTTCCCTTTGCGGCCCTGCGATTTGGAGATTCACGAAGGCCGCCCGCGGGACTACGACGAGGTCCGCTCCTGCCTCTATCTTCACACGCGGCAATGCCCGGCGCCGTGCCTCGGGCGGATCGGCAAGGCCGACTACGCGCGGTCGGTGGCGCAGGCGCGGCTTTTTTTCGAGGGGAAAAACGCGCCGCTCCGCCGGGCTTGGCAGGGGGCGATGCGGGCGGCGTCCCGCCGCATGGAATTCGAGGCCGCCGCGCGCCTGCGGGACAACCTGGCGGCCCTGGACCACATGAACGAGCGCGTCACGTTCCGCGCGCTGCGCGAGGAGGACGTGCGGGGGCGCCTGCAAACCAGCCAGGCCCTGCAAGCCCTCCAGGCCGCCCTGGGCCTGCCCCGACCCCCCGCGCGCATCGAGTGCTTCGATATTTCCCACGCGCAGGGCGCGGCGACCGTGGCGTCGATGGTGGTGTTCGAAAACGGCCGTCCGTTGAAGAGCCATTACCGGAAATTCAAGATCAACACCGTGGCGGGGGTGGACGACTTCAAATCCATGGCCGAGGTGGTGGCCCGCCGCTACCGCCGGGTCCGCGACGAGGGCGCTGCCTGGCCCGACTTGATTTTGATCGACGGGGCCCGGGCCAGTTGA
- the secA gene encoding preprotein translocase subunit SecA — MIQSILKLFIGTQNQRTLKTIAPLVALVNARAAETEALDDAALKAKTPEFRERLARGETLDDLLPEAFAVAREAAKRAIGLRPYDVQIIGGIVLHQGKISEMKTGEGKTLVATLPVYLNALAGRGVHVVTVNDYLAKRDRQWMGPVYEFLGLTVGHVQHDMRNDDRRRSYASDVTYVTNNELGFDYLRDNLVRDARHRVLRPFNFAIVDEVDSILVDEARTPLIISGPGEASSQRYQIVNRLIPQLKGRMITESEEIAAKYKGIDLGVGFDYIVDEKAHSAILTEQGTVKCEHLLGVRSLYDDISGEWVHHITQAIRAHKLYQKDVDYVVKDGEVVIVDEFTGRLMPGRRWSDGLHQAVEAREGIRVAEENQTLATITFQNFFKLFKKLAGMTGTAMTEAKEFWEIYKLDVVSIPPNRSVTRLDHADRVYRSEREKVSAIIDEVEDCWRRGQPILVGTRSIEKSERLSAALRQKGVPHSVLNAKYHEQEAQIIAQAGRKGAVTIATNMAGRGTDIILGGTPPDPADAERVKTGSVFFALGDFNLYGFEKFAKKPRPVDQAILDALGIKAEAWEKAKERDVVAVLNRFLDDPAFPEKAGVTAPPAGREELWGKVHGSTDPAHTDDRRELHRAIWESLFEPDMLSRERRGGLHILGTERHESRRIDNQLRGRAGRQGDPGSSRFYLALDDELMRLFGNTERVQHWMGRVGMQEGESIEAGIINRAIAHAQSKVEAMNFDIRKQLLDFDNVMNKQREAIYRLRNAVLEGEDQSALFDRMARESLEEKLTLWAPEKAHPEEWDLQSLGAWLLRSFEIRLDPEKDRPANVGELQENLKEALSSAFVRRREQLGDESFQRLGRMVLLQVMDTAWVEHLTYLEQLRKGIFLRAYGQKDPLIEFQKEGYNLFEAMMQRIREETLEFLFRIEAAPADEAAEEERAMTAEKPEAPEIITGAAPRPAPAAPLIRTAQAARPAGDRPGAAVAELPDVKKIGRNDACPCGSGKKYKKCCGK; from the coding sequence ATGATTCAATCCATCCTTAAACTCTTCATTGGAACCCAGAACCAGCGAACGCTCAAAACCATCGCGCCGCTGGTGGCGTTGGTCAACGCCCGGGCGGCGGAGACCGAGGCCCTCGACGACGCCGCGCTCAAGGCCAAGACGCCCGAATTCCGCGAGCGTTTGGCGCGGGGGGAAACGCTGGACGACCTTTTGCCCGAGGCCTTCGCCGTCGCCCGCGAAGCGGCCAAACGGGCCATCGGGTTGCGCCCCTACGACGTGCAGATCATCGGCGGCATCGTCCTCCACCAGGGAAAAATTTCCGAGATGAAAACGGGCGAGGGCAAAACCCTCGTCGCCACGCTGCCCGTCTATTTGAACGCGCTCGCCGGCCGGGGCGTGCACGTGGTCACGGTGAACGACTACCTCGCCAAGCGCGACCGCCAGTGGATGGGCCCGGTCTACGAATTCCTCGGCTTGACGGTCGGCCACGTCCAGCACGACATGCGCAACGACGACCGCCGCCGGTCCTACGCTTCCGACGTCACCTACGTCACCAACAACGAGCTGGGGTTCGATTACTTGCGCGACAACCTGGTGCGCGACGCCCGCCACCGGGTGCTCCGCCCCTTCAATTTCGCGATCGTCGACGAGGTCGATTCGATCCTCGTCGACGAAGCCCGCACGCCCCTCATCATTTCCGGCCCCGGCGAGGCGTCCAGCCAGCGCTACCAAATCGTCAACCGCCTGATTCCCCAGCTCAAGGGCCGGATGATCACCGAGTCGGAGGAGATCGCGGCCAAGTACAAGGGCATCGATTTGGGCGTCGGCTTCGATTACATCGTCGATGAAAAAGCCCACAGCGCGATCTTGACGGAGCAGGGGACCGTGAAATGCGAACACCTCCTCGGCGTGCGCAGCCTCTACGACGATATTTCGGGCGAATGGGTGCACCACATCACGCAGGCCATTCGCGCCCACAAGCTTTATCAGAAAGACGTGGACTACGTCGTGAAGGACGGCGAGGTGGTCATCGTCGATGAATTCACCGGCCGCTTGATGCCGGGCCGCCGCTGGTCGGACGGACTGCACCAGGCGGTGGAGGCCAGGGAAGGCATTCGCGTCGCCGAGGAGAACCAGACCCTCGCCACCATCACGTTCCAAAACTTTTTCAAGTTGTTCAAGAAATTGGCGGGCATGACGGGCACGGCCATGACCGAGGCCAAGGAATTTTGGGAAATTTACAAGCTGGACGTGGTGTCCATCCCGCCCAACCGGTCGGTCACCCGGTTGGACCACGCCGACCGCGTTTACCGCAGCGAGCGGGAAAAGGTCAGCGCCATCATCGACGAAGTGGAAGATTGCTGGCGGCGCGGGCAACCGATCCTGGTTGGAACGCGGTCCATCGAGAAATCGGAGCGGCTTTCCGCCGCCCTCCGTCAAAAGGGCGTTCCCCACAGCGTTTTGAACGCCAAATACCACGAGCAGGAAGCCCAGATCATCGCCCAGGCCGGGCGCAAGGGGGCCGTCACCATCGCCACCAACATGGCGGGTCGCGGCACCGACATCATTTTGGGGGGCACGCCCCCGGACCCGGCCGACGCCGAACGGGTTAAAACAGGGTCGGTGTTTTTCGCCCTGGGGGATTTCAACCTTTACGGTTTTGAGAAATTCGCCAAGAAACCCCGCCCGGTCGATCAAGCGATCCTCGACGCCCTCGGGATCAAGGCCGAGGCCTGGGAAAAAGCCAAGGAACGGGACGTCGTCGCGGTCCTGAACCGCTTTTTGGATGACCCCGCGTTTCCGGAAAAAGCGGGGGTGACCGCCCCGCCCGCCGGCCGCGAAGAGCTCTGGGGCAAGGTTCACGGTTCGACCGACCCCGCCCACACCGACGACCGGCGCGAGTTGCACCGGGCGATTTGGGAATCCCTTTTTGAGCCCGACATGCTTTCGCGGGAGCGCCGCGGGGGCTTGCACATTCTCGGGACCGAACGGCATGAGTCGCGCCGGATCGACAACCAGTTGCGCGGCCGGGCCGGCCGTCAGGGCGACCCGGGGTCCTCCCGCTTCTATCTCGCCCTCGACGACGAACTCATGCGCCTCTTCGGCAACACCGAACGCGTCCAGCATTGGATGGGCCGCGTCGGCATGCAAGAGGGGGAAAGCATCGAGGCGGGCATCATCAACCGGGCCATCGCCCACGCGCAGAGCAAGGTCGAGGCCATGAACTTCGACATTCGAAAACAGCTCCTCGATTTCGACAACGTGATGAACAAGCAGCGGGAGGCCATTTACCGGTTGCGGAACGCCGTCCTGGAGGGCGAGGACCAGTCGGCCCTTTTCGACCGCATGGCCCGGGAGTCTCTGGAGGAGAAGTTGACCCTTTGGGCGCCCGAAAAGGCGCACCCCGAAGAATGGGACCTGCAAAGCCTGGGCGCCTGGCTGCTTCGAAGTTTCGAAATCCGTTTAGATCCCGAAAAGGACCGCCCGGCCAACGTCGGGGAATTGCAGGAGAATCTGAAGGAGGCGCTGTCGTCCGCTTTCGTCCGGCGGCGTGAACAGCTGGGCGACGAGAGTTTCCAACGCTTGGGGCGCATGGTCCTTCTTCAAGTCATGGACACGGCCTGGGTGGAGCACCTGACGTATTTGGAACAACTGCGGAAGGGAATCTTTTTGAGGGCCTACGGCCAAAAAGACCCGTTGATCGAATTCCAAAAGGAAGGCTACAATCTCTTCGAGGCGATGATGCAGCGGATCCGGGAAGAGACCTTGGAGTTCCTCTTCCGCATCGAGGCCGCCCCGGCCGATGAGGCCGCCGAGGAAGAGCGGGCCATGACGGCGGAAAAACCCGAGGCGCCCGAAATCATCACGGGCGCGGCGCCGCGCCCGGCCCCGGCCGCGCCCCTCATCCGCACGGCGCAGGCCGCCCGCCCGGCCGGAGACCGTCCGGGGGCCGCCGTGGCCGAACTGCCCGACGTGAAAAAAATTGGACGGAACGACGCCTGCCCCTGCGGCAGCGGAAAGAAGTACAAAAAATGCTGCGGCAAATAA
- the murJ gene encoding murein biosynthesis integral membrane protein MurJ, with amino-acid sequence MTPPKILRQAGTVSFATLLSRVLGYVRDALVAAAFGGGGLTDAFYAAFRIPNLLRRLLGEGPLTAAFVPLFTHRLETGEGGEARRFFQTLFSTLGLLLTGLVILGIVFAPQLVGVVAWGFRTDPEKFDLTVRLTRVMFPFVLFVCLAAVSSGALNALGHFFVPALAPAMLSVAEIAFIFFLFKLWTNPLDGLAVSALVGGVLHFAVLLPLLHREKMPLRWHWEPRHPEVRRVGLALLPAVWGLSVDQISAFIDTLCASFLMEGSVTALYNSNRLMQLPLALFGIAMSTAALPSLSASLARGDARETKETLNLSLRLVFFTVVPAMVGLIALGTPIVQILFEHGRFTPRATALTASALAGYALGLPAYAAVKVLASAFYAMKDTRTPVRVANISMGVNIAGNLMLMGPWGVGGLAFATAIASVVNAALLFWLLRRRLGLLGGRRLALSLARAAAASLFMGLAAWAWTRWGFGPLALRVTVAVAGGAALYFALARLLRSEESVHLTGLFRRA; translated from the coding sequence GTGACGCCGCCCAAAATCCTTCGTCAGGCGGGCACGGTGTCCTTCGCGACGTTGTTGTCGCGTGTGCTGGGCTACGTCCGGGACGCGCTGGTGGCGGCCGCCTTCGGCGGCGGGGGGCTCACCGACGCCTTCTACGCCGCGTTCCGCATTCCCAACCTTCTGCGGCGCCTCTTGGGGGAGGGCCCTCTCACCGCGGCTTTCGTTCCTCTCTTTACCCACCGGCTGGAGACCGGCGAGGGGGGGGAGGCGCGTCGATTTTTCCAAACCCTTTTTTCCACCCTGGGTTTGTTGCTCACGGGATTGGTGATCCTGGGGATCGTGTTCGCCCCCCAGTTGGTCGGGGTGGTGGCCTGGGGTTTTCGGACGGACCCCGAGAAATTCGATTTGACGGTCCGACTCACCCGGGTGATGTTCCCCTTTGTCCTTTTTGTCTGCCTGGCGGCCGTCTCTTCGGGGGCGTTGAACGCCCTCGGGCATTTCTTCGTGCCGGCGCTGGCGCCCGCCATGTTGTCGGTGGCGGAAATCGCCTTCATCTTTTTCCTCTTCAAGCTTTGGACCAATCCCCTGGACGGATTGGCCGTGAGCGCTTTGGTGGGCGGCGTCCTGCACTTCGCCGTGTTGCTCCCCCTTCTGCACCGGGAGAAAATGCCCCTGCGCTGGCATTGGGAACCCCGGCACCCCGAGGTCCGGCGGGTGGGGTTGGCCCTTTTGCCGGCGGTGTGGGGGTTGTCGGTGGATCAAATCAGCGCTTTCATCGACACGCTCTGCGCCAGTTTCCTGATGGAAGGCTCGGTGACGGCCCTTTACAACTCCAACCGGTTGATGCAATTGCCCTTGGCCCTGTTCGGCATCGCCATGTCCACGGCGGCCTTGCCGTCGTTGTCGGCCAGTCTTGCCCGGGGCGACGCGCGGGAAACGAAAGAGACCTTGAACCTCTCCCTGCGGCTGGTTTTTTTCACCGTGGTGCCGGCCATGGTCGGGTTGATCGCTTTGGGCACGCCCATCGTCCAAATCCTTTTTGAACACGGCCGGTTCACGCCGCGGGCGACCGCGCTCACCGCCTCCGCCCTCGCCGGTTACGCCCTGGGTCTGCCGGCCTACGCGGCGGTGAAAGTCTTGGCGAGCGCTTTTTACGCCATGAAAGACACCCGGACGCCGGTTCGGGTGGCCAACATCAGCATGGGCGTGAACATCGCCGGCAACCTGATGTTGATGGGGCCCTGGGGGGTGGGGGGTCTGGCCTTCGCCACGGCGATCGCGTCGGTCGTCAACGCCGCGCTCCTCTTTTGGTTGTTGCGCCGGCGTTTGGGCTTATTGGGAGGGCGTCGATTGGCCCTGTCCTTGGCTCGCGCGGCGGCGGCCTCCCTTTTCATGGGCTTGGCCGCCTGGGCCTGGACCCGGTGGGGTTTCGGCCCCCTGGCGCTGCGCGTGACGGTGGCCGTGGCCGGCGGCGCCGCCCTGTATTTCGCCCTGGCCCGTCTCCTCCGGTCCGAGGAGAGCGTTCATTTGACGGGTTTGTTCCGTCGCGCGTGA
- a CDS encoding MGMT family protein: MPLPKKITDAMRSHPAFYQAVWKACAEIPAGEVRTYGWLAARIGRPGAARAVGTALGANPFAPVVPCHRVVRSDGGMGGYSGPGGVGTKRRLLAKEGWASAKISRS; encoded by the coding sequence ATGCCTCTGCCTAAAAAAATCACGGACGCGATGCGCTCCCACCCCGCGTTTTACCAGGCCGTTTGGAAAGCCTGCGCCGAGATCCCCGCCGGGGAAGTGCGCACCTACGGCTGGCTCGCCGCGCGGATCGGCCGCCCCGGCGCGGCGCGGGCCGTGGGCACCGCCCTGGGGGCCAACCCTTTCGCGCCGGTCGTGCCCTGCCACCGGGTGGTCCGATCGGACGGGGGGATGGGGGGGTATTCGGGGCCTGGGGGCGTGGGGACGAAACGACGTTTGCTCGCGAAAGAAGGGTGGGCATCTGCTAAAATATCGCGCTCATGA